The window CCCCGCGCAGCCGCAGCCCCCACACATGCCGGGACAGCATCAGGGCGGCCACCACGACCGCGGCCCACGCCAGATACGCGAGCGGCGAGAAGCCACCGACCAACGGGAGCCCGGCGAGTGACGGATCGTCAAAGGTGCCCTGCACACCGAAGATCGTACGCAGCAGGAAGCTGGTCAGTCCCACCGCGAGGAGGTTCATCGCGACGCCGAGCACCACCGCGTCGCCGCGCAGGGTGACCGTGCCGACGGCCAGGATCAGCGAGTACGCGGCGGCGGCGAGCGCTGCCGCCAGGACGCCGAGCCATGGGCTGCCGGTGAACCAGCTGGTGGCCACGGCCGTGAAGCAGCCCATCAGCATCATGCCTTCGAGGCCGATGTTGAAGACGCCCGCCCGCTCGCACACGGCGCCGCCGAGCGCGGCGAGCAGGATGGGGGTCAGCGCGCGCAGCGCCGACATGAGGAGATCGGAGTCGAAGAACATCAGGCGAACTCCCCCTGGGCGATGGGCTCCTGGGCCGTCTTCCGTCGTCTGCGCGGGAAGCTCAGGCGCGCCGCGAGGAACACGATGACGA is drawn from Streptomyces liliifuscus and contains these coding sequences:
- a CDS encoding ABC transporter permease, which produces MFFDSDLLMSALRALTPILLAALGGAVCERAGVFNIGLEGMMLMGCFTAVATSWFTGSPWLGVLAAALAAAAYSLILAVGTVTLRGDAVVLGVAMNLLAVGLTSFLLRTIFGVQGTFDDPSLAGLPLVGGFSPLAYLAWAAVVVAALMLSRHVWGLRLRGVGEAPEAAATLGVSPVRYKYAAVLVSGVLCGLAGAQLALGNVTLFSENMTAGRGWIAVVAVMLGRALPFGVLLAALLFGVAEAAGFRLQGLGLPQQATDAAPYVVTLGALFLSTAQRRRRTGRTTGVVS